In Biomphalaria glabrata chromosome 8, xgBioGlab47.1, whole genome shotgun sequence, the genomic window CTAATCACCATGTTATTGTTTCCTCATAACTTGAGATGAAGATTGGAGTATTTAGTCAAGAGTGCATATACCAATTGTAGACCAAAGATTAATGATGTAAAAACTAGTCATCATAGCGTTTAAACAAAGTGCACAACATAGCACTAAACGAAAGAgttgtaatttattttaatctttttactaaatataattacATGGTTGTCTCCCTTATCACTATGTCTGGTATATATGACATCCTCCTCTAGCGCACAGTTACGCTTTACTTTCAGTTGAATACAAAATACATCCAACAATTAGTTCTGTGAAGTTCTGCTTGTATTTATCCATGAGGAGGGGGTGTTTAGTTTTTATTACACACTGTGAATTGTAGGTCTAAACGTTTTAGTCATTTTGGACTAAAATGAAATATGTAATCTAGAATCAAATTAACCAAACTCAATAAACAAGTGCgactgaagtttttttttttattttatttttgtaatgtaCAAGATATACTTATCATGATAAGCTTAGATAACAACACTTAATCTCAAGGGACGGTATGTACCTTAAAATCACTCCAAGGAGAAAATACAGTTATAAAAGTTATCGATTAGTTTTTACtttacataaaagaaaaaaaaaatggcagtaAAGACTGTTACTTAAAGTAATTTAGCGAGAAACATGTAATTATTGCTACAGGAAAGTTTGAGATCACGTTATCCCGTGAGAGTTTTgatgaaatatattttgattcttttctttcataataaatatttaaaaaataaaagaacacaAAAACATTCTTAAAATGACATAGTTCATGGCAGTTCATGGATACAAAACGAATCTTATTTTAGTCTCACTTGACAATGGAATGTTAAAAAGAAGAATTGTAAACTTATTTCAGAAGATCATTGTTAGAAAaataatagttttttgtttcgtttctttgtaGCAACGTTGACGTATACAGTGGAGATTTTTGCAATaaactaagcaatgtcaaggacgcagAACTGAACTTCACTGTTgccaaagaaagaaagaattgaGCTCTATTATAGCAATATCTCAATGTGTGGCAGTTGATCTTTGAATCAAATCTCCTTAATGTTaccgctagttagttgcccatttgcttttatataattttttaagtcAGAATAAAAGaccaatatagatctaaattagaccTAGACTGGACGCGCCGATTTCTTAACACAAcacaaaaatgtcgtgaaaaattTCCAAGAGCTAAAACAAGGTGTTGAACGAAATAAATTCTTTTTGTACCATTTATGTTGCCATTTATAGTTACAAAATCTAATCTACAAAGATCTATATAATGAATCTATTTGACTGTGCAATCTAAAATCGTAAGATTATTAAAATCAACAGGCAtgaattatttagatctagcattGTTACAAATCTAGGATTTCAAAACATTATCTCAAAGGAAAGTAACAGGAAATGGCcttatttcatgaatttgagtgaatatatagatctgtgaTCAATAcataacaatttatatataggtctgAGAGTTGATCAATCGCAGATAagaattagtaggcctattcgttttccagtctagatataatatatataggtctgtggcacATACATTATcatatacctttaaaaaaaagcttaacttAGCCACACTTCCAGGAGACACTAAAAAGCtaactatttatagttttttcccgccatgtatgaaaatctcaagGAATTATTAAGTGACTGAGGAAGAAGCAGTTTTACCATGCCTCAACTACCAAAAGACAGTTTTATGATTTCGGATGAAATCAAGTTCTATTTCGACTTGTGGTTTGCTGTGGTGGCGACCACGTGCCTGGCATCCATGAGTATCGTTTTAAACGTCATCAACATGGCCGTCTTCGTGAAACAAGGTCTGAAGGAGCGAGTGTACTTTACTCTCTTTTGTCTGTCTCTCGTAGACCTGCTGGGCGCAACTTCTCTGGTCGCTGTGGGAGAAGGTTTAAATGCAGCTATCTGGCCAGATGGGATCAGCGCAGAGCGACTGACATACATTTTTATCTTCGGCTGGTTCAGGAACATGTTTTCCGACCTGGCAACTGCCTTGACAGTCTTCTTATCAATAGAAAGATGCATTTGTGTTACCTGGCCATTCTATTTTCAATCTACGTCCAGCTTCGTCGCCAGAAGAccaaaaattataattgttaCCATTCTTACATTCGTTGTTCTAAATTATATTCCAATTTTTATATGCATAAGGTTCGTGTCATTTCAGAACGAGGCCAATAACTCGACTGTGTTTGTGTTAATGTATTCAGACGCGTATTTCACCTTGCAGACGTTTAACGACATTGTCTTTGGTATCATTTTGTCTGCAGTTTGTCTGGTCTGTGTATTTATCTGTGCTGTGGTCATGTACAGAGGGCTGAGGCTCTCAGGGGAGATAAGGGAATcgagttataacaatatcaagGACAGAGTGAATGGAATGtctagaagagatagagaaatagTTCGCATGATTTTGGTGCTGTCGATTCTCTACATGATGTCCAGCTTGCCCCAGATTTTACATTGCTGGACAAGGGCGATCATTCCAGATTTAGCAGCAGGCGAGACTATGAAGCTAAATAGAGTCATTGGAGAGTTAGTCATCTTTATGAGCGCCACTTTTGGAGCATTTAGCTTCTTCATTTATTTCagattcaataaaaaatttaagcTGACACTACATCAGATAATATTATGTCAGATGGCGCAAAGTTTGTAGTTGACCTTGACCAGTCTCTAATAGTTTTCTTTAGACTTCATTTTGATGttcaaaagtaattttttaaatgacatcCTCCTACCTacgttaaaattgttttgtgtAAATATGGTACTATACGGAGATCTCAATAAAAATTCCATAAGCGCTCCAAAACTAAAGCTTAACAAAGAGAATTTCAATCGGACCTATCTGGTAGGCCTACTTCAAGGTGGCAAAATCTGAATTTCTtgatagaaatatttaaaagagaTTTTAAGACTTGTTTTCGTTTCAGACATGCGCAAATGTAATTTATCGTCACATGAGGAAGATATTTAGAAATATTCACgccacaaaaaaaatcaaaaagtaaATCGAATATTGACTCGAGCCTTATCTTTGGAGTCCTTTAGCTAAGCTAAATTGCCCAAACcttctatatacatatataaaaaaaaaaccagcgaGAACTAAATGGGTCTTCAGAGGAGTCAACTATTGAGTTAGTTTTCATTTATTTgactttgtatatatttttaaaataaaatatatgatgGCCCCATCCCACGCCcaaatttctgttttttttttaaacgtatgagtttgtgtttttctttttcattgtaaTCATCGTGACTCTTTCACAAAGGACGCTAAATTCGTTTATCCAATGTTAATTCTAATGTTATGTTTAAATGTGGTATTCAGAGTTGTGTTTAAATCATATGCTAGGTTTAATGTTGTTTTCAATGTTATGTTTTCATGTTTTCTAAATTGTCTTATACAATAAATGAAGAGCTTTAAAACGGTTTTCAGAATTAAGTTTCACAAACAGAATGACacctttatcttcttatcttatataatacagacgttacttcaaaaaagaagatgattacgtcctacgcgtcatgcatttagtcatgcatattaaccaatgacttaaattctgccaagtcactggttttccaggctagctcaggcagcccattccatgctctaatagcactagggaagaaggagcatttgtacaaatttgtcctagcatatgggacgaggaatgtgcctttatctttgtgtctttctgagtatttttattaaattttgtttttgtatttgaagattattgttcagtgttttatgtataattgctactttacttttaagacttctatcctgaaggctttctaaatttagtgattttactaaaggtgttactctagtcaaatgtgaatattcgtttgttatgaatctcactgctctattttgtgtcggttccagtttcttaatgttttcttgagctgaGGGGCCCCCTTTAGTAAAGTAAAGGAAAAGGTAAACTTTCCCCTTACAGAACAGGGGGGCCTATGGGgcaactgtttctgtggcccacggtctGTCATGTGACCCACACGAGCACCGCCTTGAcatttccacaactaatgtcagacaCCCATTTAGAGACATCTCAGAACAGAAAAATAAAGCGCTAagaagcaataatacataaaacacttaaaataatttgcaaatgaaataaagcaaaacctaatgaaaatactcagaaagacacaaagacaaaggcgcatttcttattccatatgctaggacaaattcacaatctataagataagatgattaaaattgttatttgtattattaatattattgttataattaaaACGTAAGACCAACAATTCACCTCCCAACTGTCCTTTTCTGTGCTTCTGTATAAATCAACTTTATATCAATCCGATTTGTACTTCATTAGCTAGCTGACAGGGctggtcctacagattgcggggccctatgcgaaacggattgcacGGGGGCCCAGTCtgtgtagggataaggataataactgaaaattaagatttcgttttagaaaataaatgtgtcTTTGCAGGTCCGGTCTTAGGcctctgcaacctatgcggccgaagtgggacccgcactttcataggccccgcgcgaattctatgtgtaaattattaaattaaaccattttaacttcttattaaagggttcctgcaattctcctgaaattgcaaaatatacgaaaagtcatgaaaagctcctgaaattattaaaatcttctgaaaactcatgcaaatttccttaaaaaacaaacaaattgtcgtttcggggtgtcattcaatatggaaaactctATTcgcgatttttaaaaaaaaaaacggcattgtcagctttcatttaataaacatgtaataataaggcgaattttaaccaaaacaagaagttcaaatacttaatttactttaatagtcactgacatataaatatagatctaaatctatctcgacctctttaaaaaaaaaaaaagcgatattttgctagctgatagtaaatctaaaagggaGGTCTGATTGTTTattggctttttgttggaaaactactatctattgtagatggctcgtaaagctaatttgacagtgattttgtacttagtaaagtatgaataaaatgcaaagacgaatttatttgcTAATACAACATCTTACAAcatctaatataatataatacaacatcttaatttttacttattatccttatccctacccagactgggccccgcgcgtttcgcatagggccccgcaatctgtaggaccggccctgtgtctttgcatttattcactgtcaaattaactacGAGTGCGgagcataggttgcagtggcattAGACCGGCCCTGCTAGCTGATATCAAGCTATTGATTAGTAGGTATATGCTACATTGATTTCAAGCTATAGATTCGATTTACTATATTCTGCATTGATCTCAGGTGTTTATTGATTCCATAGcttgacatttaaatatttctctTGTGTAACAAAATGACGACACAGCTATACATTCCAATATTGAGAGTATTAAAAAGTTATAATAGCAGAAAGGAATATCAACAGGGGAGAGCAAAAAGTGTTGCTTTGTAGAATGTCAGATCAaacaattcaaaaaaaaaaaaaaaaaaaaaaaatgacgttcAAAAAAAGGGAAGGGAGAAGTGACGGTATGCCACAAATGAAAACAATGACTTTGGAAGATACTGACTACTGAAGGCAttgacaatggacctcattcaccaatcgtaaacaaacaacatttagccacgtggtgctctatctcttctatataatttacgatctcatgtatAATTCATGATGGTCGTCAcgtgacagattttttagttgttttatcaataagatcacgtgactaaatgttgtttgtcacgtggtgctctatctcttctatataatttacgatctcatgtttcaTTCATGATGGTCGTCacgtgacagatttttttttcgttgttctatcaataagatcacgtgactaaatgttgtttgtttacgattggtgaatgaggtccattgaaaacACTGATTATTGAAGACACTGAGTTTTGAGCATTATTTAAGGATGACCCTCCATCCGCCAGACAATGTGACAGGCTTTTACATTCTTGTTTAATGAAATGGTTTGTTATCCAACGGTCAAATCGAACTCTTTAACGTCTTAATGATTAAGCACTCAAAACTTATAAAAGATGCAGCGTTATGTATTGATTTTACTAAgagtgttactctaatcaagtttgtttgttataaatcgtattgctctattttgtattggtcctagtttctttaaattttcttaaGTTGAGTGATCCCacacagaggatgcatattgtaaaatgttttatgtttgtaaaaGGTTTGACATGttccggatgttccttcagagttgaagataatttatcttcctagtccaaacctcccgcaggacgacgggggatgggagcgggtagggtttgaaccctcgaccgtcgataaatccgaacgtcagtccagcgcgcaaaccgcacgaccaggcagccatctagcatattctaatattggcctaactaaagttgaaaagcattttatttttatgttcttgtttgatttgtaaaaatgtattttaataaaccctaatgctttgcttgatttgttttttataatatCATCAATATGGTGATTCCATATTACTGATGGAGTAGGCCTACACCgtatttttaatcaattaatattttgtttcgctgtgtatttttattttttctatttcatttgaggccacaccaaattcacttcgcctagggcgtCAAGTTATCTAAGGACGGCCCTGATGGGTCTACCTCCTTATAAATGAGCCCAGCACTATTTTCTACAGTATAGATACATCCACTTTTgcgttttaagtttttttttccatgtttttttttctaaatctagttttgatGGATTTCGTATTCCTCAGTAAATTTTGTATGCCCTTTATGTCAACATGGACATTCCTGACATGTCAGACATGTACAAAATAAATAGTACaatcacaaaacacacacaaaacaaacaaaacaatagcaTGCTTTTTCTTAGAAATGCCAGGATATAAAGTAATAATCTCTCTATTGTCAAGCGGATTCTGTTCGGTTTCAAGCGCGACAAAGAGTTCAGAGTACAATAATAAAGAGATCTAAATCTGGGGTgtgtagaccagtgtttctcaaaccttttccttaacggaacacttcgcacattcggagtatttagtggaacactttgcttatttttcagagagattaattcacttggtggcctactagttaattattccagtagttcgtggagcACCTAGTCAGGCCTCGCATAACAGTAGGgttccacggaacacagtttgggaaacactgttgtaGACCATAATAAAGCCAAGTTGTGAGAAATAGTGAGTCTTATAAAATTCatgtctatatttagatcttaTTGTTGTTCTTCCTCTGGCATTCTGGTGTAACTGCATGCAATATTCTTAGAAATAGTCCAGTCTTTCTGTGGCCTACTTTGAAGTCTTATCTAGAGTAGTTCTAAAACTTGTTGGTTGAACCCTCAACTTTATTAATTAAGTAGAATCTCAATTACCATTCTTTTTCAACAATGCATTCAGTTGACTCTTGATTGTCCGATGGCTACAGGATcaccggggggggggtcggttTATCAAAGATTAGCAGTTTATTACCGAATTTAACTCTATTTGTCTAGACAATTATATTTACGAAGtattataatattctcttagaCGTTCAAGAGTTCAAAAATAAACATGACAATAAGGAACAATTTATTCATATAAAGAAACACAGAacatatgtttgtttgtttgtttgtaaaatgttttatatgtttcggatgttccttcagagttgaagataattacttcctagtccaaacctcccgcaggacgacgggggatgggagcgggcagggtttgaaccctggaccatcgataaatctgaacgacagtccagtgcgcaaaccgcacgaccaggcagccatattgttgtaactctaaggcAGGCCCTCAACGAGAAGGCAGGAGTTAACAATAAACTAGGTATTTATTTCCAGTACAGACAGGAATGGTCTTCAGCTATTAGTCCCAGAGTGTCCTAGCTTAAGTGACACCAGTCTCTTGCTACCTAACTATCaatacagaccaccgacacacttcccagtgccgccccaggtcctcaacacagttcatagatgtgggaagcgtggccgagaggctaagtgcgcacGATttacgacgggggatgggagcgggcagggtttgaaccctggaccatcgataaatctgaacgacagtccagtgcgcaaaccgcacgaccaggcagccatattgttgtaactctaaggcAGGCCCTCAACGAGAAGGCAGGAGTTAACAATAAACTAGGTATTTATTTCCAGTACAGACAGGAATGGTCTTCAGCTATTAGTCCCAGAGTGTCCTAGCTTAAGTGACACCAGTCTCTTGCTACCTAACTATCaatacagaccaccgacacacttcccagtgccgccccaggtcctcaacacagttcatagatgtgggaagcgtggccgagaggctaagtgcgcttgaacttggcttggctacctagaaggctcgaggttcgacactcgactcgggcagagttgtatttactgagcgcctaaaggcagcactgaaaaccaactcccagataccccctcccccaaatggtccacaaatgagattggaccaaaagcgctctgagcatgctataagcttgaaagtagcgctatataaaagctatataatAATAGCACACAGAACGTTCTCTCGAGTCAAGACCGCCCAGACTTCCATCacttaaggggaggtatccctagagaaaattgagttttaggtctaggatatcgatttttaactaataacataattaagtagatcaatcatttttctttacattacaatcatttttattgcttaaatctgtgtctaaaacatgtttttttaatgtctttgtaagggctatgagacaaaatcataataaaatgtatactttaaactcatttttctcaaaatgttagtttttgcacatgtcattgtgccttactaggaatttctcctaaactacttgatagattttgatgaaatttgaaacacttcttaaggacatcattaactttactcgtacaattattttttttccatattttatctactttttaaaaaaaaagtatttttaattaatatttatcctgtttttttaggtctaaaaaatactaaaaattcaaaaatttgtaaaaaatgtaatatactTAAATCTTTAAATCACTTTAGCCAGATCCACAGCAGTCCTTCTTCCGGTCTAAACTTGTCTTCCACTACTTGTGTTGAATGGCGGCtctgatgcgcaccatcagtgtggcgtgggagcggagttacaacaCTATGATTTCAGCGTTTACATACTGTACTAAATGACAATTTATGCCAAACGACATTCTAAAAGTTATCAGCTCCAGTAAACATTGTTTACTGTAATTTACATCAGCACCGGCGAATTACGGAGCTTGACCATGTCATGCGAATCTGAGGATATACTGTTCGTAGTGGTGATCCGGTTTAATGTCTGTTTCGCTTTCAAAATAACCTTATGTTTATCGCTGAAAGCCACatacaaatgatttttttttatagcctaCCTGCttcgtatgggagacgaacgtatgccaaaggcagtcttttttttttgtgagctaaaaggtggttgacgtagcagaggcgccccacggaaacgcttcaaagaccagcttaggcgtcaactttccttggctgacatagaagaaagcacctggctgcatgcggcgtcggaacgagacagctggaggtcactcacgaaggccgcgggatacacatttgagaccaaaagaaaatctgctgccgaggaaaaacgcagacgacgaaaagaaaatctaaatcgaccacctgcggacaatggttatgctggccctggatgtggcaaaatatgcaggtcacagctggggctgcgcagccacgggaaatactgtattcctcattaatcttcggactcgaagacaagccttatatatatctacttaaaaaagaatttaagtagacctacaaaaaaacaaaacaaacaatgttcAATTAAATAaccagttgtgttttttttttatataataatacgAACTAGAAAATACAGTTAATTTTGTACTAATGATGATAACAAATAAAGCAccccttataattttttttcacccGAATAATATCTAGATGTATATTTAAAGCATTGCACTACTTCTACATCTAGATCATATTTTAATTAATCCACGAGCCGAAACGAATCCTGAGATTGGTATCATGACACGCGATTTGGGAACCGCTGGCACTGTTATGATCTTGTCAGCCGGCAATAAAAACAAGGGGCATCACTCTCACCAAAAGATTTTCCGAATTTGACAACAGTAAAAGCATGGCTACTAACGAGGAAAAGTTTACGTTTGCTGTTCAGAGAGTAGAGAAGGCGGTAAGAAAATGTACATTTAGCGTGTCAGGAAAATAGTTATACTAACACTTAAgcttgaatttaatttgtcaatatCTAATCTATTCTCTATAATTCTGGATTAACGAAAAGACGTagactagatagtagatctGACACTGTCAAATCAGTCAGTCAATGGACTGACTGGATTTCATCACCCAGGCCAGGGCCTGACTTTAATTAAGAAAAAGAGAACTTCTTAACTGACTTAAGACGTTAAGTTAAGACGAAGAGTCGAGTGTCTTGATACTCAATTTTAAACACGGTGAGGCACTCTTTCAGATACAGATCTACTGAGATTTATGTATAGTGAGATTTTGTTTCTAAAGACTAGTCTAAGCCTCTGACCACACTCACAAAACTCACACTCACACTGGTTACTGGTATTGGTACTCACTGAGTTCACTGAGTGAGTGGTAGACTGTTGAAGTCTGTTGTGTTAGCCTTGCTCTGATAGTAGTAGTGACACACTGACAGTATTAATAGATTTGGAGTCTGGAgactaaattataaaaaaaacattagacaatactgtaactgtaactatcttgtagatctaggtctagagactagaactagatatacTCATAAAGTAGTAgacatatatctagatttagactatttATATTATAGAGTAAAGCTGCCatatctgaaaaaaaacaataacccccaccccccaccccacttTTGAATACCATAGCCAGCCATAATGATAATAGTCATTATATAGTCACAATATAGTGTGATATAAGCATAGGACGTctcatattatttttattaatgcgTCGTTATTTTGATCATTAGTTCAGAAATACTGTGGTATTATGGTGCGCGatccatttttctattttttaacacatttagttttgtatACCTTTgcaagatcttttttttttttttactaagtacACTGGTATTGGTATGAAAGGGTGTATTTTTACTTCATACCCATGAATGGGGGTGCTTCCGGAACTAAGGTTACTGTATAGCCCCATGGCCCATGGTGCATTAGCCTAGCAAGACCTATATATTTGGATTCAGGATTTAAAGTAGAACATCGATATTACACTTCCCTTGCTTTCCATTAAACTTATTCAGAGTTATAGGGAGTGTTCGATAATGTTTACCATTTTAGAAAATTCTACAATAtcgaacaatttttttttttagtgttcatgtatttttgtcaatgttttctttaatattcaaagcaaaaataaacataatcagTAAATTTTTTAGTATCTtgaagacaacaaaacacacaagcaatttataaatacatgttaatttaacattattttgacaaaaaaaaaagaattttttttaggtacaaattatttttttttcagatttactTCCCTTTGCCCCCTCCcccaatttttttatattaagtatGCTCTCCCCTGCCATTGCTAAATCTATTTCGATAGCATTGACTTTGCCTAAATTTTGAACTATCACTGTGACATGTGTATGGCAATTagtcttttcttttcatttgcACTTGGTAGTTCACCTTTGTTTGACCAGAAAATACCTTGAAATTAAAGAATTagattattaaaacatttttaaaatgcaaaggTGTTCGATGTCGTagtcagggaaaaaaaaaatctgatgaaGTTTACATTTTGTCATACCTACTCCACCCCTCTTTGacatcagattttattttaacttcgGAAGTTGAAACTGTGCAACAGATCTAATTTTATAGAACAATGGATGATGAGTTTATAgatggtttcattttttttctaggtctaaccAATACAGAGTTTCAATAATTCAGTTGTGAAGCATTGCAGCAATTCAGCTTAACTTGTTCGACATGGCAGCTTTACTCTAGTTAATTATAGTTAATATAGACTCtggactagatctatctatgacTATGTCACCTAGCAGTAGCTCTATGATTCTatgatctagaccaggggttgtcaacctgtgggtcgcgactccCTTGGgagtcgattgaccatttgccaggggtcgcataagaccatcgaaaatatggattgttattgcctactcttctattgctgtgtgtgtgtatcgggggggggggggtcgcggcagagtggggggttgtaaaaaggggtcgccgagttaaaaaggttgagaaccgctgatctagactGTGCCACATTGTCATAATGATAATCGGTGGCCACAGTGGCAGTGATCAGTTTTCACTTTAATAATTCAGTAGTATCAAAATCAAGACAGTCTTCCTCAACATTGACACctagaaatataataaatgcccaaattgcttaaaaaataatcttaaatAGATCTATCTTATAAAGATCTAATCTGGTCTAACTTAGTTATCAGATTCTCATTTTTTGTTGGGCAATCAGAGATAGAACAAGTTCATGATGTCTTCGTGtaatattactattttttaaatgaaaagcaccaagatgcctgtgtgtagtcgctgaatgaactctttat contains:
- the LOC129927863 gene encoding uncharacterized protein LOC129927863 translates to MPQLPKDSFMISDEIKFYFDLWFAVVATTCLASMSIVLNVINMAVFVKQGLKERVYFTLFCLSLVDLLGATSLVAVGEGLNAAIWPDGISAERLTYIFIFGWFRNMFSDLATALTVFLSIERCICVTWPFYFQSTSSFVARRPKIIIVTILTFVVLNYIPIFICIRFVSFQNEANNSTVFVLMYSDAYFTLQTFNDIVFGIILSAVCLVCVFICAVVMYRGLRLSGEIRESSYNNIKDRVNGMSRRDREIVRMILVLSILYMMSSLPQILHCWTRAIIPDLAAGETMKLNRVIGELVIFMSATFGAFSFFIYFRFNKKFKLTLHQIILCQMAQSL